Proteins from a genomic interval of Benincasa hispida cultivar B227 chromosome 7, ASM972705v1, whole genome shotgun sequence:
- the LOC120081688 gene encoding heavy metal-associated isoprenylated plant protein 20-like has product MGIFDSVSDLISDYVATSRQRKKKPLQTVEIKVKMDCDGCERRVKNAVSKMKGAKTVEVNRKQSKVTVTGFVEANRVLKKVRRTGKRAELWPYVPYNVVAYPYVTQAYDKRAPAGFVKNAVQAIPSPNAVDEKLTTMFSDDNPNGCSVM; this is encoded by the exons atgggAATTTTTGACTCTGTCTCAGATTTAATCTCTGATTATGTTGCCACTTCcagacaaaggaaaaaaaaaccattgcAG ACAGTGGAGATCAAGGTCAAAATGGACTGTGACGGATGTGAACGACGAGTAAAAAATGCTGTTTCTAAAATGAAAG GCGCTAAGACGGTGGAGGTAAACAGAAAACAGAGCAAAGTAACGGTAACGGGGTTCGTGGAGGCTAACAGAGTCTTGAAGAAAGTCAGAAGAACGGGAAAAAGGGCGGAGTTATGGCCGTACGTTCCGTACAATGTGGTGGCGTATCCGTACGTAACGCAGGCTTACGACAAAAGAGCGCCGGCGGGCTTCGTAAAAAACGCCGTTCAGGCCATCCCAAGCCCTAACGCCGTCGACGAGAAGCTCACCACCATGTTTAGCGATGACAATCCTAACGGCTGCTCCGTTATGTAA